In Mycobacterium sp. Aquia_216, a genomic segment contains:
- a CDS encoding AMP-binding protein, whose amino-acid sequence MPEQPGVLPVELNLGSLVEAIGEAIPERPAIIHRRVTVTFEQFIDRSRRLASLLAGRGFGCYLERNQLLGHEIGQSLMGQYLYNGPEYLEGMIGAYRARVAPFNVNYRYVAGELAYLLNDARPQILQYHAQFAPTLRDALAMTDLQPLLLQVADDSGHELLPGALDYHDALASTDPISLPGSSADDLYVLYTGGTTGMPKAVLWRQADVAVTTMGLIDRRNAREWSSLDDAVVAARQRSSGRSLLCAPLIHGASQWGAMQALGRGTTVVFPDDVKSFRAADAWDTVARHGVTQMSIVGEAFAGPLVEELEHQPRDVSSLRYLVSGGAALRPETKARLIAVAPNMSVLETIGSSETGIQGSSLVSASSQQSKREFTPDSRTRVVAEDFTHFLEPGHDGTGWLASAGRIPLGYLRDEAKTAKSYPVVNGVRVSVPGDRARLSAAGAIELLGRDSITVNSGGEKIFVEEVEYAVRAHPDVIDAVVCGRPSERWGAEVVAIVTLRADRPHIAQEITEAASQKIARYKLPKAVVVVERIERSPAGKPDYRWAVDVATKAQST is encoded by the coding sequence ATGCCCGAGCAACCTGGTGTGCTTCCGGTCGAGCTGAATCTCGGCTCTCTTGTCGAAGCCATCGGAGAAGCCATACCCGAGCGACCGGCTATCATTCATCGCCGGGTTACGGTGACTTTCGAGCAGTTCATTGACCGATCTCGCCGCCTCGCGTCGCTCCTGGCGGGCCGCGGCTTCGGATGCTATCTCGAGCGTAATCAGTTACTTGGTCACGAAATTGGGCAGTCGCTCATGGGGCAGTATCTGTACAACGGTCCCGAATATCTCGAGGGGATGATCGGCGCCTACCGCGCTAGGGTCGCGCCTTTCAACGTGAACTATCGATACGTTGCGGGGGAGCTTGCGTACCTTCTCAACGACGCGCGTCCCCAAATCCTGCAGTACCACGCACAATTCGCGCCGACCCTGCGTGACGCTCTGGCGATGACTGATCTGCAGCCCCTTCTGCTCCAGGTCGCCGACGATTCAGGCCATGAATTGCTTCCCGGGGCGCTGGACTATCACGACGCCCTCGCATCGACGGACCCGATTTCTCTCCCCGGCTCATCGGCAGACGATCTCTACGTGCTGTACACCGGCGGCACCACAGGAATGCCGAAGGCCGTGCTCTGGCGGCAGGCAGACGTCGCGGTTACCACCATGGGCCTGATCGACCGGCGCAACGCGCGGGAGTGGTCGTCGCTCGACGACGCCGTTGTAGCAGCTCGTCAACGGTCTTCAGGACGAAGCTTGCTGTGCGCACCACTGATTCATGGCGCGTCGCAGTGGGGCGCGATGCAAGCCCTTGGTCGAGGCACCACGGTCGTCTTTCCCGACGACGTGAAGTCATTCCGGGCCGCCGATGCGTGGGACACCGTCGCGAGGCACGGCGTGACGCAGATGTCCATCGTCGGAGAGGCATTCGCCGGCCCGTTGGTCGAAGAACTCGAACACCAGCCCCGCGACGTGTCGTCATTGCGCTATCTCGTCAGTGGCGGTGCGGCATTGAGGCCGGAGACAAAGGCGCGACTCATTGCCGTAGCCCCGAATATGTCCGTGCTGGAGACTATTGGCTCCTCCGAGACTGGGATCCAGGGCAGTTCGTTGGTGTCAGCGTCGTCACAACAGAGCAAGCGCGAGTTCACCCCCGACTCCCGCACGCGAGTGGTGGCCGAGGATTTCACACATTTCCTCGAACCTGGCCACGACGGCACGGGCTGGCTGGCGTCGGCTGGCCGAATCCCGCTGGGATACCTGCGCGATGAAGCCAAAACGGCAAAGTCCTATCCGGTGGTCAACGGTGTGCGCGTGAGTGTGCCGGGCGATCGGGCTCGACTTTCGGCTGCTGGCGCGATCGAATTGCTCGGCCGTGACTCAATCACCGTGAACAGCGGAGGCGAGAAGATCTTCGTCGAGGAAGTCGAATACGCGGTGCGTGCACACCCCGACGTGATCGACGCCGTGGTCTGCGGGAGGCCCAGCGAGCGTTGGGGCGCAGAGGTTGTGGCCATCGTTACTTTGCGCGCCGATCGCCCGCACATCGCGCAGGAGATAACCGAGGCGGCCAGCCAGAAGATTGCGCGCTACAAGCTACCCAAGGCCGTCGTCGTCGTCGAGCGCATTGAACGTAGTCCGGCAGGCAAGCCGGACTACCGGTGGGCGGTCGATGTCGCGACCAAGGCACAGTCGACGTAG
- a CDS encoding Rieske 2Fe-2S domain-containing protein, with the protein MTSFDRRTAERSGLEMGLGVGTVQMHGWPYTDFATGWYVIGYSNEIKPGEVKPAKWFNEDLVAFRTESGALSVLDAYCPHMGAHLGKPSPSEFGGGVCGETISCPFHGWLWDTEGRNVDIPYRPGRPTKAKIRKRHVREIDDIIVMWYDHDQAEPTYEWPGLPWFGDKSNYYPIDTTVDGPYLAKPQFPFENSADPHHFKYVHGSYLDAEFSDYNVDGPYAENVMRLMFGGGKDKTWLTPDGPVLGYVDNFFWGASLGVARFRIDDFVCIHLPTLTPVDDNNAIFFSTVTATREPGDDGDTPHGRSGQMMAAQHWQIRNDFHIWQNQKYIVKPIFTGTEEQTRYAFIRRHFDQFYPNPVYSTGNDN; encoded by the coding sequence ATGACCAGCTTCGATAGGCGGACCGCGGAACGCAGCGGTTTGGAGATGGGCCTCGGCGTAGGGACCGTCCAGATGCACGGTTGGCCCTACACCGATTTTGCGACTGGCTGGTACGTGATCGGCTATTCCAACGAGATCAAACCCGGCGAAGTCAAGCCAGCAAAGTGGTTCAACGAGGACCTCGTCGCGTTCCGGACCGAATCGGGCGCCCTGTCAGTGCTCGACGCCTACTGCCCCCACATGGGCGCTCACCTCGGCAAGCCCTCTCCGTCGGAGTTCGGTGGAGGGGTGTGCGGCGAGACCATCTCTTGCCCCTTCCACGGGTGGCTGTGGGACACCGAAGGCAGGAACGTGGACATCCCTTACCGTCCCGGCAGGCCGACCAAGGCAAAGATCCGCAAACGGCACGTGCGCGAGATCGACGACATCATCGTGATGTGGTACGACCACGATCAAGCTGAGCCGACCTACGAGTGGCCTGGGCTGCCGTGGTTCGGCGACAAGTCCAACTACTACCCCATCGACACCACGGTCGACGGACCGTACCTGGCGAAACCGCAGTTCCCGTTCGAGAATAGCGCCGACCCACACCACTTCAAGTACGTTCACGGCTCCTACCTGGATGCGGAGTTTTCCGACTACAACGTCGACGGACCCTATGCCGAAAACGTCATGCGGCTGATGTTCGGAGGGGGTAAGGACAAGACCTGGCTCACGCCTGACGGCCCCGTTTTGGGTTATGTCGACAACTTCTTTTGGGGTGCGTCACTCGGCGTCGCCCGGTTCCGGATCGATGACTTCGTATGTATCCATCTCCCCACTCTCACACCCGTCGATGACAACAATGCAATCTTCTTCAGCACTGTCACCGCAACGCGTGAGCCTGGTGACGACGGTGATACGCCTCATGGGCGGAGCGGCCAGATGATGGCGGCGCAACATTGGCAGATTCGCAATGACTTTCACATCTGGCAGAACCAGAAGTACATCGTCAAGCCGATTTTCACTGGGACCGAGGAACAAACTCGGTACGCATTCATTCGGCGTCACTTCGACCAGTTCTATCCCAACCCGGTCTATTCAACGGGTAACGACAACTAG
- a CDS encoding ferredoxin, whose translation MKVLVDSTLCAGHGQCAALGPDLFTLDDFGYAEQPDGQVPEHLIDQAKRGAEACPERAITLIE comes from the coding sequence ATGAAAGTACTCGTTGATTCGACCCTCTGTGCCGGGCATGGCCAATGCGCGGCGCTCGGTCCCGACCTGTTCACCCTCGACGATTTCGGATACGCGGAGCAGCCGGACGGACAAGTTCCGGAGCATCTGATCGACCAAGCGAAGCGCGGTGCCGAAGCGTGCCCCGAGCGAGCGATCACACTTATCGAGTAG
- a CDS encoding acyl-CoA dehydrogenase family protein, whose amino-acid sequence MNLELDDIQHQLVAVTTEVCDTFAGKWHTSNADQGGSVKALADIGILGVRHPEPQGSGLSAVEAVLSAFVCGAALAPTPLLVWADLLGSVTPGLLSGSTTITGSFDQDRGISYGGRTDQVVFVSSSGAYVLDSEAVTWASVPHIDPTLPRAVVRGAIPTTGVAVAGADEIECWRWQFAVLVAAHLVGVGVGALDAAVDYAKKRQQFGRPIGSFQAIKHMLADTYTNLEMSRSQVLTAALCWSERNPAAPDQAIAAAVVAARGAIQAAQTAIQVHGGMGFTTEAVPHLYYKRALQLQDDLLGAGAHAAQLLHRDLTVHG is encoded by the coding sequence ATGAACCTGGAACTCGACGACATTCAGCACCAACTGGTGGCGGTGACTACCGAGGTGTGCGACACGTTCGCCGGGAAATGGCACACGAGCAATGCGGATCAAGGCGGAAGTGTCAAAGCTCTTGCCGATATCGGCATCCTTGGCGTTCGCCATCCCGAGCCGCAAGGTAGCGGGTTGAGTGCCGTGGAAGCAGTGCTGTCGGCATTCGTGTGCGGTGCCGCACTGGCGCCCACCCCACTGCTGGTGTGGGCTGACCTCCTGGGGTCTGTGACGCCCGGTCTACTCTCCGGTTCGACGACGATCACGGGTTCGTTCGACCAAGATCGCGGTATTAGTTACGGCGGTCGAACGGACCAAGTCGTATTCGTCAGCTCCAGTGGTGCATACGTCTTGGACTCCGAGGCCGTCACCTGGGCGAGCGTGCCGCACATCGATCCGACCTTGCCTCGCGCCGTCGTACGCGGCGCGATTCCCACCACCGGTGTCGCCGTGGCCGGTGCTGACGAGATCGAATGTTGGCGTTGGCAATTCGCTGTTCTGGTGGCAGCCCATCTTGTCGGTGTAGGCGTCGGCGCACTGGATGCCGCGGTGGACTACGCGAAGAAACGCCAGCAGTTCGGTCGCCCGATCGGCTCTTTCCAAGCCATCAAACACATGTTGGCCGACACCTACACCAACCTCGAGATGTCACGAAGCCAAGTGCTGACCGCCGCACTCTGCTGGTCGGAGCGCAACCCCGCCGCACCAGATCAAGCGATCGCCGCGGCCGTCGTGGCAGCCCGAGGAGCAATTCAGGCTGCCCAAACGGCGATCCAGGTGCATGGAGGCATGGGATTTACCACCGAGGCGGTGCCACACCTGTACTACAAACGAGCTTTGCAGCTCCAAGACGATCTGCTCGGAGCGGGTGCACACGCAGCACAACTGCTGCACCGCGATCTCACGGTGCATGGGTAA
- a CDS encoding aldehyde dehydrogenase family protein, whose translation MTATADSLITDERFEVHNPANGRVIATVPVHAAEQVAVMAAGLRAAQPEWEAIGPRGRARHLLDWLDWIMDNERRLLDLDQAESGKSWGDVAMETSIAVEIINYITKNLDRWLADQKVSTYGPANVAKRLRVHFRPHQLVGVITPWNAPLGMPMLDVPFALAAGAAVLTKPSEATPLTWVEVVRGWREEIGAPPVLGCATGLGATGAAVVDQVDMIQFTGSTRTGRAIAIRAAERLIPCGLELGGKDAMIVLDDAPVDRAVAAAVWGGFYNCGQACISIERVYVHEKVYDEFVTKLAEQTAALRVGVDTDHSFTKDVGALVTPAQVDIVERHVNDAVARGARVLTGGERRPPGNYFLPTVLVDVDHSMDCMTEETFGPTLPVMKVRSEDEAISLANDSPYGLSGSVWTSDPDRAVRVAKRLETGGVSANAALATLFQSPLPFGGWKESGLGARLGGAHSVQKYCRTQAFVADRVTIGSKEPQWYPYTPTKARMVSGAIRLLGMRDWRRRLGLPSQRDRSRPNV comes from the coding sequence ATGACCGCTACGGCTGATTCGTTGATAACGGACGAACGATTCGAGGTACACAATCCCGCCAATGGCCGGGTGATCGCGACAGTGCCCGTGCACGCGGCCGAGCAGGTCGCGGTCATGGCGGCAGGCCTTCGTGCCGCTCAACCGGAGTGGGAGGCCATCGGCCCGCGTGGCAGGGCTCGACATCTGCTCGACTGGCTGGACTGGATCATGGACAACGAGCGTCGACTGCTGGACCTCGATCAGGCTGAGAGCGGCAAGTCGTGGGGCGACGTCGCCATGGAGACGTCGATTGCGGTCGAGATCATCAACTACATCACCAAAAACCTCGATAGGTGGTTGGCGGATCAGAAGGTTTCCACCTACGGGCCGGCCAACGTGGCCAAGAGGTTGCGGGTGCACTTTCGACCGCACCAGTTAGTCGGCGTCATCACTCCCTGGAATGCACCGTTGGGGATGCCGATGCTCGACGTGCCGTTCGCACTCGCCGCGGGAGCAGCCGTGTTGACGAAGCCCTCTGAGGCGACGCCGTTGACCTGGGTCGAGGTGGTGCGCGGCTGGCGCGAGGAGATCGGCGCGCCGCCCGTGTTGGGGTGCGCGACCGGCCTGGGTGCCACCGGGGCGGCCGTCGTCGATCAGGTCGACATGATCCAATTCACCGGATCGACCCGAACCGGGCGGGCGATCGCAATTCGTGCTGCGGAGCGGCTCATTCCGTGCGGCCTGGAACTGGGCGGCAAGGACGCAATGATCGTCCTCGACGATGCGCCGGTGGATCGGGCTGTCGCGGCGGCGGTCTGGGGCGGCTTCTACAACTGCGGGCAGGCTTGCATCTCGATCGAACGTGTCTACGTCCACGAAAAGGTCTACGACGAGTTCGTCACCAAGCTTGCCGAGCAAACCGCAGCCCTGAGGGTCGGCGTGGACACCGACCATTCGTTCACCAAGGACGTTGGCGCGCTGGTGACCCCGGCGCAGGTCGACATCGTGGAACGCCACGTCAATGACGCGGTGGCCAGGGGGGCGCGCGTTCTGACCGGGGGTGAGCGGCGCCCACCGGGCAACTACTTCCTGCCCACCGTTCTCGTCGATGTCGACCACTCGATGGACTGCATGACAGAGGAGACGTTCGGACCCACGCTGCCGGTGATGAAGGTGCGCTCCGAGGACGAGGCGATCTCGCTGGCCAACGATTCGCCCTATGGGCTCTCCGGAAGTGTGTGGACCTCCGATCCCGACCGAGCGGTGCGCGTCGCCAAACGGCTCGAGACCGGTGGGGTGTCGGCCAACGCCGCGTTGGCGACGCTGTTTCAGTCGCCGCTGCCATTTGGTGGCTGGAAGGAATCGGGCTTGGGGGCGCGGTTGGGCGGGGCGCACTCAGTGCAGAAGTACTGCAGGACACAAGCCTTCGTCGCCGATCGCGTCACCATCGGGAGCAAGGAACCGCAGTGGTATCCGTACACGCCGACGAAGGCCCGCATGGTCAGTGGAGCGATCCGGCTTCTGGGCATGCGCGATTGGCGGAGGCGGCTAGGCCTCCCATCACAACGAGACAGATCTCGACCGAACGTTTGA
- a CDS encoding acyl-CoA thioesterase → MDPRVASASEEEAAYGGVAELFAVDHIGDATWRSRRCDPKGGRMYGGTLLAQLLTAARATLTSTVRTNSLDVRFLRPADGGRPVDYQVETVHDGASSALRRISVTQDDLTVAVGTVGFHRPRVGWTHGTWPTAVHPDSMPPTGTPHRSRAVTDEDFDIRFVDDRTDGRLVRQLWFRTVSQQPSDIGVHEAALLFVSDIYFFEPLCLEHGHSGSDRTLRYATTQHSVWFHRAPKVDHWLLIESLSPVQSGGRGLVRGEIRSTDQQPVATVIQEAVTWVVDSAERH, encoded by the coding sequence ATGGACCCGCGCGTTGCATCGGCATCCGAAGAAGAGGCGGCCTACGGCGGCGTTGCCGAGCTCTTCGCCGTCGACCATATCGGCGATGCGACCTGGCGAAGTCGACGCTGCGACCCCAAAGGTGGTCGGATGTACGGCGGTACCCTGTTGGCTCAGCTACTCACGGCCGCCCGCGCAACCCTCACGTCGACCGTGCGCACCAACAGCCTCGACGTACGGTTCCTGCGACCGGCGGATGGCGGCCGTCCCGTCGACTATCAGGTAGAGACGGTGCACGACGGAGCTTCGTCGGCCCTACGGCGCATCAGCGTGACGCAGGATGACCTCACCGTCGCGGTCGGCACCGTCGGCTTCCATAGACCCCGCGTCGGCTGGACGCACGGTACCTGGCCAACAGCGGTGCATCCCGACTCGATGCCGCCGACCGGCACCCCACACCGATCTCGTGCCGTCACCGACGAAGACTTCGACATCCGATTCGTCGACGACCGCACGGACGGAAGATTGGTTCGCCAGTTGTGGTTTCGAACCGTTTCTCAACAACCGTCGGACATCGGCGTCCACGAAGCTGCCTTGCTCTTCGTCAGTGACATCTACTTTTTCGAGCCGCTTTGTCTCGAACACGGCCACTCCGGCAGTGACCGTACGTTGCGCTACGCCACTACGCAGCACTCCGTGTGGTTCCATCGCGCCCCGAAAGTCGACCACTGGTTGCTGATCGAGTCACTCTCACCCGTACAGTCCGGCGGACGTGGTTTGGTGCGCGGCGAAATACGTTCAACGGACCAACAACCCGTTGCCACCGTTATTCAGGAGGCGGTGACATGGGTCGTCGACAGCGCCGAAAGACACTGA
- a CDS encoding NDMA-dependent alcohol dehydrogenase, whose translation MKTRTAIVRQLPGEYEVAELELEEAGVGELTVKMVSAGLCHSDDHLATGDMPMASLPFAGGHEGAGVVVDIGSGVKGFAEGDHVVFSFLPACGHCRWCASGMQNLCDLGANLLLGSRFDDPTSFRLHLDGQPVGQMAGLSTFSEYTTIDVNSAIKMPKEVPLEPLCLLGCGVGTGWGSSVYSANVQINDTVIVMGIGGIGINAVQGAAHAGAAHVIAVDPVPFKRELAEKLGATETFPDIETAGEFARSVTNGQGADAAIVTVGVTTADHVTQAYSTIRKAGTCVITGIGNYAEMAANIPLMDLVLSQKRIQGSLYGQCNPSRDIPRQLELYRSGTLKLDELITARYTLDQVAQGYRDMHAGKNIRGIVTF comes from the coding sequence ATGAAGACCCGTACAGCGATCGTCCGGCAGTTACCGGGCGAGTATGAGGTAGCGGAACTAGAACTCGAAGAGGCCGGAGTCGGTGAGCTCACGGTCAAGATGGTGTCGGCCGGCTTGTGCCATTCTGACGATCATTTGGCCACCGGTGACATGCCAATGGCAAGCCTTCCCTTCGCCGGCGGCCACGAGGGTGCCGGCGTTGTGGTCGATATCGGTTCTGGTGTCAAGGGATTCGCCGAGGGCGACCATGTCGTGTTCTCATTCCTGCCCGCGTGCGGGCATTGTCGCTGGTGCGCGTCCGGGATGCAGAATCTCTGCGACCTGGGAGCCAATCTGCTGCTGGGGTCTCGATTCGACGACCCGACCAGCTTCCGGTTGCACCTCGACGGGCAGCCCGTGGGCCAAATGGCTGGATTGTCAACCTTTTCCGAATACACCACCATCGATGTCAACAGCGCCATCAAGATGCCCAAGGAAGTGCCCTTGGAGCCGCTTTGCCTATTGGGCTGCGGCGTGGGAACCGGGTGGGGCTCGTCGGTGTACTCCGCAAATGTGCAGATCAACGACACGGTGATCGTTATGGGTATCGGGGGCATCGGTATCAACGCCGTGCAGGGCGCCGCGCATGCCGGGGCCGCTCATGTCATCGCTGTGGATCCGGTGCCCTTCAAGCGGGAACTGGCCGAGAAGCTGGGCGCTACCGAAACATTCCCGGATATCGAAACTGCGGGGGAATTTGCTCGCAGCGTCACCAATGGCCAAGGCGCAGATGCTGCCATCGTGACCGTCGGCGTCACCACCGCCGACCACGTGACGCAAGCCTATTCCACCATTCGCAAAGCCGGGACGTGCGTGATCACCGGAATCGGCAACTACGCCGAAATGGCCGCCAACATCCCGCTGATGGATCTCGTACTATCGCAGAAGAGAATCCAGGGCTCCCTGTACGGACAGTGCAATCCGTCGCGAGACATTCCCCGGCAACTCGAGCTGTACCGGTCGGGCACACTCAAGCTCGACGAGTTGATCACCGCTCGCTACACCCTCGACCAAGTTGCCCAGGGCTATCGCGACATGCACGCCGGCAAGAACATCCGCGGAATCGTTACCTTCTGA
- a CDS encoding cytochrome P450: MPVPTHVPEDLVVDFDVHDPTLVATPTAWQERAAELRHKAPVVYSQSKKGYWVVTRYDLVCEVLRDATTFSSFPNDLANVSQGRLMPIELDPPEHTVMRKVLLPLFTPKRLQEIEPRVRATINDLIDQFCEKGECEFVEAFAHALPTRVFLELMGWPLEDAEMFSETTDIALQGLPGKSAEESQQAQAEAAFKVYGYFADVIERVKRGDYDMGSLTAQIILAPIEQPDGSTRELTVAELGQMFFLLAIAGLHTTQGSLAWSIINLASNPDQRADLVANPDHIPAAVEEILRYEAAASLGRRATRNTMLGDVQIAEGDQILLLLSSANRDADHFSNAGELHIDRTPNHHVSFGMGVHRCLGSHLARQELRLALEELHKRIPDYELVDGDPPRMTGTQVRSCAYLPIQFTPTPRLG; the protein is encoded by the coding sequence GTGCCAGTCCCAACACACGTTCCCGAGGACCTCGTCGTCGATTTCGACGTGCACGACCCTACGCTGGTGGCCACGCCCACTGCCTGGCAGGAACGGGCGGCCGAGCTCCGGCACAAGGCGCCCGTTGTGTACAGCCAGTCCAAAAAGGGCTACTGGGTCGTTACGCGGTACGACCTGGTCTGCGAAGTCCTCAGGGACGCTACGACTTTCTCCAGTTTCCCCAACGACCTTGCCAATGTCTCGCAAGGTCGGCTCATGCCTATCGAGCTTGACCCTCCCGAACACACTGTGATGCGTAAGGTGCTGCTCCCGCTGTTCACCCCGAAACGGCTTCAAGAGATCGAGCCCCGCGTGCGCGCGACGATCAACGATCTCATCGACCAGTTCTGTGAGAAAGGTGAGTGCGAATTCGTCGAGGCTTTCGCTCACGCGCTACCGACACGCGTGTTCCTAGAGCTCATGGGCTGGCCGCTCGAGGACGCTGAAATGTTTAGTGAGACAACCGACATCGCACTGCAAGGGCTGCCCGGCAAGTCCGCTGAAGAATCCCAGCAGGCGCAGGCCGAAGCGGCATTTAAGGTCTACGGTTACTTCGCGGACGTGATTGAGCGCGTCAAGCGCGGCGACTATGACATGGGCAGCCTCACCGCCCAGATCATCTTGGCGCCGATCGAGCAGCCGGACGGGAGTACCCGAGAGCTCACGGTCGCTGAACTCGGTCAGATGTTCTTCTTGCTGGCGATCGCCGGCCTCCATACCACTCAAGGCTCGCTGGCCTGGTCGATCATCAATCTCGCCAGCAATCCCGATCAACGAGCTGATCTCGTTGCCAACCCTGATCACATCCCCGCGGCAGTAGAGGAAATCCTTCGGTACGAGGCAGCTGCCAGCCTCGGCCGTCGCGCAACGCGCAACACCATGCTTGGTGACGTGCAAATCGCTGAAGGCGACCAGATTCTGCTGTTGCTCTCGTCGGCCAACCGGGACGCCGATCACTTCAGCAATGCCGGCGAGCTTCACATCGACCGCACCCCCAACCATCACGTCTCGTTCGGCATGGGCGTGCACCGCTGCCTCGGTTCACACCTGGCCCGGCAAGAACTACGACTGGCACTCGAGGAGCTGCACAAGCGCATCCCAGACTACGAGCTCGTGGATGGTGACCCGCCCCGCATGACTGGTACCCAAGTCCGCAGTTGCGCTTACCTGCCCATTCAATTCACGCCAACTCCCAGGCTGGGCTAA
- a CDS encoding acyl-CoA dehydrogenase family protein, translating to MQLHDDEKQGELRARLRDWLAATVPDLPPRPSQGDGQGRRRYDLDWQRRLFDAGFAGIDWPVEFGGQGGSAAEQLIFLEETARARAPGVGMNLVGLMHAGPTLIAMAPDEIQARLVPPILRGECVWCQGFSEPGAGSDLAAIRTRAERDGDDYVISGQKIWSTNAHVADWCEMVVRVEPDSVGHQGLAWLAVPMDTPGIDVRPIHTIDGGADFCEMFLDEVRCPVSHRVGEEGGGWQVAMATLTHERLLAFTGDLVAAVRLADQLAERVSGDHTVATELAQLKAELASAWALLRRNVSASAYGAAPRFEVSTFKLGFSALANRLGALVAPIATAALPGKDREWAEEALRQRLWMFASEIAGGTSQIQRDIIAERLLGLPRSPR from the coding sequence ATGCAGCTTCACGATGATGAAAAGCAAGGCGAGTTGCGGGCTCGGCTGCGGGACTGGCTTGCCGCCACGGTTCCCGATCTGCCTCCTCGCCCGAGCCAGGGTGACGGTCAGGGTCGGCGCAGATACGACCTCGACTGGCAACGCCGTTTGTTCGACGCGGGCTTTGCCGGCATCGACTGGCCAGTGGAGTTTGGCGGCCAAGGTGGTAGCGCCGCCGAACAACTGATCTTCCTGGAGGAAACTGCACGCGCGCGGGCCCCCGGGGTCGGGATGAACCTTGTCGGGTTGATGCATGCTGGGCCGACGTTGATCGCCATGGCGCCGGACGAGATCCAGGCCCGGCTGGTCCCCCCTATCCTCCGCGGAGAATGCGTCTGGTGCCAAGGGTTCAGTGAGCCCGGTGCCGGATCAGATCTTGCCGCGATCAGAACACGCGCCGAACGCGACGGTGACGATTACGTCATCAGCGGGCAGAAGATCTGGAGCACGAACGCCCACGTTGCCGACTGGTGCGAGATGGTCGTGCGTGTTGAGCCCGACTCCGTTGGCCATCAAGGCCTGGCATGGCTTGCCGTTCCGATGGACACGCCGGGGATCGATGTACGGCCCATTCACACCATCGATGGCGGTGCAGACTTTTGCGAGATGTTCCTGGACGAGGTGCGGTGCCCGGTATCACATCGAGTGGGCGAAGAAGGCGGTGGTTGGCAGGTCGCGATGGCGACACTTACGCATGAGCGCTTGCTCGCTTTCACGGGTGATCTCGTCGCGGCGGTACGACTTGCCGACCAACTGGCAGAACGGGTCTCCGGCGATCACACCGTTGCAACCGAACTCGCTCAGCTAAAAGCCGAACTCGCGTCTGCGTGGGCATTGCTTCGCCGCAACGTGTCCGCCTCTGCCTACGGTGCGGCGCCGCGGTTCGAAGTGTCGACATTCAAACTGGGTTTCTCCGCGCTGGCCAATCGGCTGGGAGCGCTCGTGGCGCCCATCGCCACGGCCGCGCTTCCCGGCAAGGACCGCGAATGGGCCGAAGAGGCTTTACGGCAACGACTTTGGATGTTCGCATCTGAGATCGCAGGTGGCACTTCACAAATACAGCGCGACATCATCGCCGAGCGATTACTCGGCCTGCCCAGGAGTCCCCGATGA
- a CDS encoding enoyl-CoA hydratase-related protein, which yields MTVTDYVATVTLDRPPVNALDRSTLLALRDAFRGLNDRRDVRVAIFTGAGTRAFIGGADLTSYGSRCADEPPTETVDLGLIAREAQWAVTDCAVPVIAAVNGPAIGGGVAFAACCDMIVAADHATFGTLEINVGLLGASSQLSLMVGRHKAREMFFLGEKVPAAELHRLGAIRAVVPPDQLMHTAHDLAARLAEKSPIALRLAKESMNRVEFLPLKDAYRTEQDYTNRLLTFEDSSEARAAFLEKREPQWRWR from the coding sequence GTGACGGTGACAGATTACGTCGCGACGGTCACTCTCGACCGGCCACCGGTAAACGCGCTCGACAGATCCACTCTGCTAGCACTTCGCGACGCCTTCCGGGGGCTCAACGATCGTCGCGACGTGCGCGTGGCGATCTTCACCGGTGCGGGGACTCGCGCGTTCATCGGCGGTGCGGACCTAACCAGCTACGGGAGCCGTTGCGCGGACGAGCCACCAACGGAGACGGTCGATCTCGGACTCATCGCGCGCGAGGCTCAATGGGCTGTCACGGACTGCGCCGTCCCGGTGATAGCTGCGGTGAACGGACCCGCGATTGGCGGAGGGGTGGCATTCGCCGCATGCTGCGACATGATCGTCGCCGCCGACCACGCGACGTTTGGCACTTTGGAAATCAATGTCGGTCTGCTCGGTGCCAGTTCGCAGCTGTCTCTGATGGTCGGCAGGCATAAGGCCCGTGAGATGTTCTTCCTGGGTGAAAAGGTTCCAGCTGCCGAGCTCCATCGCCTCGGTGCAATCCGCGCGGTCGTGCCACCCGACCAACTGATGCACACGGCTCACGACCTCGCCGCGCGCCTCGCCGAGAAGAGTCCGATAGCGCTGCGATTGGCCAAGGAGTCGATGAATCGGGTGGAGTTCCTGCCGCTCAAGGACGCCTACCGCACGGAGCAGGACTACACGAACCGGCTCTTGACGTTCGAGGACAGCAGCGAGGCGCGCGCCGCATTCCTGGAAAAGCGTGAACCGCAATGGCGTTGGCGCTGA